A section of the Campylobacter lanienae NCTC 13004 genome encodes:
- a CDS encoding ammonia-forming cytochrome c nitrite reductase subunit c552, which produces MKKALLAILAIIVLIGFVLFNKDISSKKAQPDMAGAVSKDVVTMSDDDPRFNVWGKNFPEHMDMYQTVETEAPFETEFGGNHSYSKLIRYPQLTILWAGYPFSIDANEERGHFWIQVDQMDTARNNKDFLNSHGFPAFNGQPAACMNCHSGWTKWLENNAALGDTPREKWISFNSAKYWTMIKNVPALEGITENSPEHSGPHGGKRMGVACADCHVPNTMELRVTRTALINALTKWRGYEPDPVTGVKATRSEMRSLVCAQCHVEYYFRPTGEKVKTIGESIASDTDKKWWNGTQKTYDEFDSWRDGNKATEIEVAGIELVFPWKQWGKNKPFRIEMFDEYYDENVTRSIFPQDWAHKITKAPMLKIQHPETELYSSSVHAANGVSCADCHMPYVRKGSSKVTNHNVTSPLKDINAACKSCHTQSEEYLKAQIKDIQRSIAFDLRSVEYATVSLINDIKNMRDRLGALPEFQTDGKADDKKISAVLKEVLELHRKGQMRGDFVGAENSTGFHSPREASRMLLQALEMARMGQTKLSEIALKYGFSDFKTSDLGFEDIQKLNPGEIRYKVDLNDARQSTAKGHKAGDRYYEHDNINDGPNAKLLELDKNNKPYNHKVLD; this is translated from the coding sequence ATGAAAAAGGCTCTTTTGGCGATATTAGCCATTATTGTTTTGATCGGCTTTGTTTTATTTAACAAAGACATCTCAAGCAAAAAAGCTCAGCCTGATATGGCTGGTGCAGTCTCTAAAGATGTGGTGACTATGAGTGATGATGATCCACGCTTTAATGTCTGGGGCAAAAATTTCCCTGAACATATGGATATGTATCAAACAGTCGAAACTGAAGCACCGTTTGAGACTGAATTTGGCGGTAATCACTCTTATTCCAAATTGATTAGATATCCGCAACTTACAATTTTATGGGCGGGATATCCATTTTCAATAGATGCAAATGAAGAGCGTGGCCACTTCTGGATTCAAGTAGATCAAATGGATACAGCAAGAAACAATAAAGATTTCTTAAATTCACATGGTTTTCCTGCTTTTAACGGTCAGCCAGCTGCCTGTATGAATTGCCATAGCGGTTGGACAAAATGGCTAGAAAATAACGCTGCTTTAGGCGATACTCCTCGTGAAAAATGGATCTCATTTAATAGTGCTAAATACTGGACAATGATCAAAAATGTCCCAGCATTAGAAGGCATCACAGAAAATAGCCCAGAACACAGCGGCCCTCACGGCGGTAAAAGAATGGGTGTTGCCTGCGCTGACTGCCATGTACCAAATACAATGGAACTTCGTGTAACTCGCACCGCTTTAATCAATGCTTTGACAAAATGGAGAGGCTATGAGCCAGATCCTGTAACAGGTGTGAAAGCTACTAGAAGTGAGATGAGAAGCTTAGTTTGTGCGCAATGTCATGTTGAATACTATTTCCGCCCAACAGGTGAAAAAGTTAAAACTATCGGTGAATCAATCGCTAGTGATACAGATAAAAAATGGTGGAACGGCACTCAAAAAACTTATGATGAATTCGATAGCTGGAGAGATGGCAACAAAGCTACTGAAATTGAAGTTGCTGGTATCGAGCTAGTATTCCCATGGAAACAATGGGGCAAAAATAAACCATTTAGAATTGAGATGTTTGATGAGTATTATGACGAGAATGTAACTCGCTCTATATTCCCACAAGATTGGGCTCACAAAATTACAAAAGCACCAATGCTAAAAATCCAACACCCAGAAACAGAGCTATACTCAAGCTCAGTCCATGCGGCAAATGGTGTGAGTTGTGCTGATTGTCACATGCCTTATGTAAGAAAAGGCTCAAGCAAAGTGACAAATCACAATGTTACTTCTCCGCTTAAAGATATTAACGCTGCTTGTAAAAGCTGCCACACTCAAAGCGAAGAGTATTTAAAAGCGCAAATTAAAGATATCCAAAGATCAATCGCATTTGATTTAAGATCAGTAGAGTATGCTACAGTAAGCCTAATAAATGATATTAAAAATATGCGTGATAGACTAGGCGCCCTTCCTGAGTTCCAAACAGATGGCAAAGCAGATGACAAAAAAATCTCTGCAGTATTAAAAGAAGTTTTAGAGCTACATAGAAAAGGTCAAATGAGAGGCGACTTCGTAGGTGCTGAAAACTCAACTGGTTTCCATAGTCCAAGAGAAGCTAGCAGAATGTTGCTTCAAGCACTAGAAATGGCTAGAATGGGTCAAACTAAACTAAGCGAAATAGCTCTAAAATATGGATTTAGTGATTTCAAAACTAGTGATTTAGGTTTTGAAGATATCCAAAAGTTAAATCCAGGTGAAATTCGCTACAAAGTAGATCTAAACGACGCTCGCCAAAGCACAGCTAAAGGTCATAAAGCTGGTGATAGATATTATGAACATGATAATATCAATGATGGCCCAAATGCGAAGCTTTTAGAGCTAGACAAAAATAACAAACCTTATAATCATAAGGTACTTGACTAA
- a CDS encoding restriction endonuclease subunit S yields the protein MSKQNIEFKDSGIPWIGEIPKHWEISKIKYVANLFTGNSISDSQKDNFTNSENSLPYIATKDIELDTNLVNYKNGMYIPKLNSSFKIAPKNSILLCIEGGSAGRKISFINKDVCFVNKLCCFVAKPDFSKKFLYYYCQNPSFISEFKLNLIGLIGGVSINSIKNFKIPLPPLNEQKEIAEFLDKKCEIIDKRLSNLERKIKSLKEYKKNSYKRVRNQRAKS from the coding sequence ATGAGTAAGCAAAATATTGAATTCAAAGATAGTGGGATCCCTTGGATAGGCGAAATTCCGAAACATTGGGAGATTTCAAAAATAAAGTATGTCGCAAATTTATTTACTGGTAATAGTATAAGTGACAGCCAAAAAGACAATTTTACAAATAGTGAGAATTCTTTGCCTTATATAGCAACGAAAGATATTGAACTTGATACAAATTTGGTGAATTATAAAAATGGTATGTATATACCAAAATTAAATTCTAGTTTTAAAATTGCGCCTAAAAATTCAATTTTGCTTTGTATTGAAGGTGGTAGCGCAGGTAGAAAAATATCTTTTATCAATAAAGATGTTTGTTTTGTAAATAAACTTTGCTGTTTTGTTGCTAAACCTGATTTTTCAAAAAAATTCTTGTATTATTATTGTCAAAATCCATCTTTCATTTCTGAATTTAAATTAAACTTAATTGGCTTAATTGGTGGAGTTTCTATAAATAGTATTAAAAATTTTAAAATTCCTTTACCCCCACTCAATGAGCAAAAAGAAATAGCTGAATTTCTAGATAAAAAGTGCGAGATAATTGACAAAAGATTAAGCAATTTAGAGAGAAAAATTAAGAGTTTAAAGGAGTATAAAAAAAACTCTTATAAGCGAGTGCGTAACCAAAGGGCTAAATCCTAA
- a CDS encoding restriction endonuclease subunit S yields MEFKDSGIPWCPQIPSDWQVINPKILFKQRNQKAKSGEIQYTASQEFGIISQEEYTRKTGYNMVKVLKGFDILKHVEVGDFVISMRSFQGGLEYSNVSGSISSAYVMLIPNSKFVNNRYFRWLFKSSKYIDALQSTTNLIRDGQAMRYSNFALIKLIVPSLNEQKEIAEFLDKKCEKIDRLNENYTKQITALKEYKKSLIYECVTGKNI; encoded by the coding sequence ATGGAATTCAAAGATAGTGGGATCCCTTGGTGTCCGCAAATTCCTAGCGACTGGCAAGTTATAAATCCTAAAATTCTATTTAAACAAAGAAATCAAAAAGCAAAAAGTGGTGAAATTCAATACACAGCCAGTCAGGAATTCGGTATTATTTCACAAGAAGAATATACACGAAAAACAGGCTACAATATGGTAAAAGTGCTAAAAGGCTTTGATATTTTAAAACATGTTGAAGTAGGCGATTTTGTTATAAGCATGAGAAGCTTTCAAGGTGGATTAGAATATAGCAATGTTAGTGGTTCTATAAGTTCTGCTTATGTTATGCTTATACCAAATTCTAAATTTGTTAATAATCGCTATTTTAGGTGGCTTTTTAAATCGTCAAAATATATAGATGCACTTCAATCTACTACAAATTTGATTAGAGATGGTCAAGCCATGCGTTATTCAAATTTTGCTTTAATTAAGTTAATTGTTCCATCACTCAATGAGCAAAAAGAAATAGCAGAATTTTTGGATAAAAAATGCGAAAAAATAGATAGATTAAATGAGAATTATACTAAGCAGATTACCGCACTAAAAGAGTATAAAAAATCCCTAATCTACGAGTGCGTAACGGGTAAAAATATTTGA